The Megasphaera stantonii genome includes a window with the following:
- the pknB gene encoding Stk1 family PASTA domain-containing Ser/Thr kinase, whose product MIGHILDNRYKILEEVGTGGMAVVYKAQDILLDRIVAVKILLAKYGDDHDFVVRFRQEAQAAAKLSHPNIVNIYDVGYDENVHYIVMEYVRGETLKEYIEKHGHLPINTSIQITFDIGEALENAHKNGIVHCDIKPHNILVTETGRIKVADFGIARAINSSATNKDDHAVLGSVHYFSPEQASGGPVDERTDIYSLGVVMYEMMTGVVPFEGETAISVALQHVQDDIPLPTKYNRRIPRLVEQCILKAMAKNPDDRFQSIAEMMSELRLSQGFVNTNKGAMPIIKNNFATQKIPPLKSPEEEQKKNIFSRMLDSISSHSKKSIIIGMLGVFVVAFMWAFFSFGNFWSTQDITVPDVTGKQVEIAKEILSKEHLNVSVNEIESDEVPVGEVITQTPSGGAVVKENRTIYLTVSKGNQGSEVLMPDLRDLTLDEAKKKLSEIGLTIGSVHYAESEKYENGKIISQSPASPRKVAKGSSVDVIICRKAEKKNDAKNGQDAPTVSGMTLDTAMKTLENAGYIVGNVTNLDASKDNALAKVVKQSPRSGNVVDLTVEYGAAAAVPDGSANNQEPAGTPHYGTVNISVPSGASSQHVQIVVTDDNGTRVVYDKNQSGGDSITKNISGVGKTRVKVYINNSLVQDQYI is encoded by the coding sequence ATGATTGGTCATATATTAGACAACAGATACAAGATATTGGAGGAAGTAGGCACCGGCGGCATGGCCGTCGTCTACAAGGCCCAGGATATTTTGCTGGATCGTATTGTCGCCGTCAAGATCCTTCTCGCAAAATACGGAGACGACCACGATTTCGTCGTCCGGTTCCGTCAGGAAGCGCAGGCGGCGGCCAAGCTGTCCCATCCCAATATCGTAAATATATATGATGTTGGTTATGACGAAAATGTGCATTACATCGTCATGGAATACGTCCGCGGCGAAACGCTGAAGGAATATATTGAAAAGCACGGCCATCTGCCGATCAATACGTCCATACAGATTACCTTCGATATCGGCGAGGCTTTGGAAAATGCCCATAAAAACGGCATCGTCCACTGCGACATCAAGCCCCATAACATCCTGGTGACTGAAACGGGACGCATCAAAGTCGCCGACTTTGGCATCGCCAGAGCTATAAATTCCAGCGCGACCAACAAGGATGACCACGCCGTGCTGGGCTCCGTCCATTATTTTTCGCCGGAACAGGCCAGCGGCGGCCCCGTAGACGAACGGACGGATATCTATTCCTTGGGCGTCGTCATGTACGAGATGATGACCGGCGTCGTGCCCTTCGAAGGCGAGACGGCAATCAGCGTCGCCCTGCAGCACGTGCAGGATGATATTCCCTTGCCGACGAAGTATAACCGCCGCATTCCCCGACTGGTGGAACAGTGTATTTTAAAGGCCATGGCCAAGAATCCCGACGACCGGTTCCAGTCGATTGCCGAAATGATGTCGGAGCTTCGCCTGTCCCAGGGATTTGTCAATACCAATAAAGGGGCTATGCCGATTATCAAAAATAATTTTGCGACCCAGAAGATTCCGCCGCTGAAATCGCCGGAAGAGGAGCAGAAGAAAAATATCTTTTCCCGCATGCTCGATTCCATCAGCAGCCATTCGAAAAAATCCATTATCATCGGCATGCTCGGCGTCTTTGTCGTCGCGTTTATGTGGGCTTTCTTTTCCTTCGGCAATTTCTGGAGCACTCAGGATATTACCGTTCCCGACGTAACAGGCAAGCAGGTGGAAATCGCCAAGGAAATACTGTCCAAGGAACACCTCAACGTTTCGGTCAACGAAATAGAAAGCGATGAAGTGCCTGTCGGCGAGGTCATTACCCAGACGCCGTCGGGAGGGGCCGTCGTCAAGGAAAACCGGACTATTTACCTGACCGTCAGCAAGGGCAATCAAGGCTCGGAAGTCCTCATGCCCGACCTGCGGGACCTGACGCTGGATGAAGCGAAGAAAAAGCTGTCTGAAATCGGCCTGACCATCGGCTCCGTCCATTACGCCGAAAGCGAAAAATATGAAAACGGCAAGATCATCAGCCAGAGCCCGGCCTCGCCGCGCAAAGTAGCGAAGGGCTCGTCGGTCGACGTCATTATCTGCCGCAAGGCCGAAAAGAAGAATGACGCTAAAAACGGACAGGATGCGCCGACCGTCAGCGGCATGACCTTGGATACGGCCATGAAGACCTTGGAAAACGCCGGATATATCGTCGGCAACGTGACCAATCTGGATGCGTCCAAGGACAACGCCCTGGCTAAGGTTGTCAAACAAAGTCCGCGCAGCGGCAACGTCGTCGATTTGACTGTCGAATACGGCGCAGCGGCGGCTGTTCCCGACGGCAGCGCCAATAATCAGGAACCGGCCGGCACGCCTCATTACGGCACGGTGAATATCAGCGTTCCTTCCGGCGCGTCGAGTCAGCACGTGCAGATCGTCGTGACGGACGACAACGGCACCCGTGTCGTCTATGACAAGAACCAGTCCGGCGGCGACAGCATTACTAAAAATATCAGCGGCGTAGGCAAGACCCGCGTCAAGGTATATATCAACAATTCGTTAGTACAGGATCAGTACATTTAA
- the priA gene encoding primosomal protein N', with protein sequence MVADIIINTTAKRLQQTFSYIVPDGMAVHVGSRVQVPFGRRQEEGIVVAVSERNAGEYAYELKPISTVLSAQAGFQEEMIETASWISRYYLCNLADALRLFMIEKKGLEVRLYVTVGTKAPASAEDADVAAYVQAKGQVEKAALSRKFGARRVDDLLAAGVLQVEKGWKNKISDKTEKWLSFVRDDAEGLLANRRRQAALLAELKQAGSAPVSAFIGKGYSADVIRRLCGTGLAAISERNVRTRQLLPTLEQSRPLTLTDEQARAVQAVRGDTTGRTYVLHGVTGSGKTEVYMQLAEDVLRQGKQVIVLVPEIALTGQIVRQFVRRFGNDVVVMHSQLSKGERKNNWLRMLRGESHICIGARSAVFTAAQHLGLVIVDEAHDSSYKQEESPRYHAVAVAQKRAAYYCCPVILGSATPSVSDYYAALQGEYTLLELKERIHGRPLPTVTIADMRDELARGNYRVVSDAMVSLLEETLAAGQQAIILLNRRGFATFVMCRKCGYVVKCDTCDVPMVYHKQSDHLQCHYCEASKPIPTVCPACGSKYIKFFGTGTEKVEEQLGELFPSSRVVRLDQDTASRKYSGEQILERFRRHEYDILLGTQMVAKGHDFANVSAVGILSADSLLNLPAYWAGERTFQLLTQAAGRAGRGDAPGRVVMQTYAPEHYVIQCAQKQDYHAFYEQEIEFRRALQYPPFHRIIKIILTDEEEQPLWRRGNDLAASLQSWTRWEHSPVEVIGPFADIIKRIRGKYRLVILIKGKSLDDIKDYMRREPQCWASGVVIDVDPSF encoded by the coding sequence ATGGTAGCAGACATCATCATCAATACGACGGCCAAACGGCTGCAGCAGACCTTTTCCTATATCGTCCCGGACGGCATGGCTGTGCACGTCGGCAGCCGCGTGCAGGTTCCCTTTGGACGGCGGCAGGAAGAAGGAATCGTCGTCGCCGTCAGCGAGAGGAATGCAGGCGAATATGCATACGAGCTCAAGCCGATCAGCACCGTGCTGTCGGCGCAGGCGGGGTTTCAGGAAGAAATGATCGAAACGGCTTCCTGGATCAGCCGGTATTATCTCTGCAACCTTGCCGACGCCCTCCGCCTGTTCATGATAGAAAAGAAAGGGCTGGAAGTCCGTCTGTATGTTACGGTTGGAACGAAGGCTCCCGCGTCGGCGGAAGACGCCGATGTCGCTGCGTACGTCCAAGCGAAAGGCCAGGTGGAAAAAGCGGCGCTGTCGCGGAAATTCGGTGCCAGGCGAGTAGACGATTTGCTTGCGGCAGGCGTACTGCAGGTAGAGAAGGGCTGGAAAAATAAAATATCCGATAAAACGGAAAAGTGGTTATCTTTTGTGCGGGATGATGCCGAGGGCCTGCTGGCGAACCGGCGGCGGCAGGCGGCCTTGCTGGCTGAATTGAAGCAAGCAGGCAGTGCGCCCGTATCTGCTTTTATCGGAAAAGGATACAGTGCCGACGTCATCCGCCGCCTCTGCGGCACGGGACTGGCGGCTATCAGTGAAAGGAATGTCCGGACGAGGCAGCTGCTGCCGACGTTGGAACAGAGCCGTCCTCTGACGCTGACAGACGAGCAGGCCCGGGCCGTACAGGCCGTCCGCGGCGACACGACGGGGCGCACTTATGTGCTGCACGGCGTTACGGGGAGCGGCAAGACCGAAGTGTATATGCAGCTGGCCGAAGACGTATTGCGGCAGGGAAAGCAGGTCATCGTCCTCGTGCCGGAAATCGCCCTGACCGGCCAAATCGTAAGGCAGTTTGTCCGCCGCTTTGGAAACGACGTCGTCGTCATGCACAGCCAGCTCTCGAAGGGCGAACGGAAAAACAACTGGCTCCGCATGCTCCGCGGCGAAAGCCACATCTGCATCGGAGCCCGCTCGGCCGTCTTTACGGCGGCGCAGCATCTCGGCCTCGTCATCGTCGATGAAGCTCACGACAGCTCGTACAAGCAGGAAGAATCGCCGCGCTATCATGCCGTCGCCGTAGCGCAGAAGCGCGCCGCCTATTACTGCTGCCCGGTCATATTGGGCAGCGCCACGCCGTCGGTCAGCGATTACTACGCAGCCCTGCAGGGAGAATATACGCTGCTGGAGCTGAAAGAACGCATCCACGGCCGGCCTTTGCCGACTGTAACCATTGCCGACATGCGCGACGAACTGGCCAGGGGCAACTACCGCGTCGTGTCGGACGCCATGGTTTCCCTGCTGGAAGAAACGCTGGCAGCCGGTCAGCAGGCTATCATCCTGCTGAACCGCCGCGGATTTGCCACCTTCGTCATGTGCCGCAAGTGCGGCTACGTCGTCAAATGCGACACCTGCGACGTGCCCATGGTCTACCACAAGCAGAGCGACCACCTGCAGTGCCACTACTGCGAGGCGTCCAAGCCGATTCCGACGGTATGTCCGGCCTGCGGCAGCAAGTATATCAAGTTTTTCGGAACGGGAACAGAAAAGGTCGAAGAACAGCTGGGCGAGCTGTTTCCCAGCAGCCGCGTCGTCCGCCTGGACCAGGATACGGCCAGCCGCAAGTACAGCGGCGAGCAGATATTGGAACGGTTCCGGCGGCATGAATATGATATCCTCTTAGGGACGCAGATGGTAGCGAAAGGCCATGACTTTGCCAACGTCAGCGCCGTCGGCATTTTATCTGCCGACAGCCTGCTCAACCTGCCGGCCTATTGGGCTGGCGAACGGACCTTTCAGCTCCTGACGCAGGCCGCCGGACGGGCCGGACGGGGAGACGCGCCGGGCAGGGTCGTCATGCAGACCTATGCGCCGGAGCACTACGTCATTCAGTGCGCGCAGAAGCAGGATTATCACGCCTTCTACGAGCAGGAAATCGAATTTCGCCGCGCCCTGCAGTACCCGCCCTTCCATCGCATCATAAAAATCATCCTTACAGACGAAGAGGAGCAGCCCCTGTGGCGGCGGGGAAACGATTTGGCGGCGTCACTGCAAAGCTGGACGCGCTGGGAACACAGTCCCGTCGAAGTCATTGGCCCCTTTGCCGACATCATCAAGAGGATACGCGGCAAATACCGCCTGGTTATCTTGATAAAAGGCAAATCCCTGGATGATATCAAAGACTATATGCGCCGTGAGCCCCAGTGCTGGGCTTCCGGCGTCGTCATTGACGTGGACCCGTCCTTCTAA
- the def gene encoding peptide deformylase, with protein sequence MATLKIIEAGAPILKETAKPVEHITKHIKKLLDDMAETMYAAEGVGLAGPQVNESLQLVVLDDGNGLIELINPEIIERSEETDDGDEGCLSVPGYYGTVKRHHRIKVKALNRRGKTVIYEPEGFLARIFQHEIDHLYGTLFIEKAENLRRIG encoded by the coding sequence ATGGCAACGCTAAAAATCATTGAAGCCGGCGCGCCTATTTTGAAAGAAACGGCAAAACCGGTTGAACATATTACGAAACACATTAAAAAACTGCTCGATGACATGGCTGAAACCATGTACGCTGCCGAAGGCGTCGGCCTCGCAGGCCCGCAGGTCAACGAATCGCTGCAGCTCGTCGTCCTCGACGACGGCAACGGCTTAATCGAGCTGATCAATCCGGAAATCATCGAGCGTTCGGAAGAAACGGACGACGGAGATGAAGGCTGCCTGAGTGTTCCCGGCTATTACGGTACGGTAAAACGGCATCACCGCATCAAGGTCAAGGCCCTGAACCGCCGCGGCAAGACGGTGATCTACGAGCCTGAAGGATTCCTGGCTCGTATTTTCCAGCATGAAATCGATCATTTATACGGTACGCTTTTTATTGAAAAAGCAGAAAATTTACGGAGAATAGGCTAA
- a CDS encoding Stp1/IreP family PP2C-type Ser/Thr phosphatase: MGTYGESRIGLVRKVNEDSFYISRERNVLAVADGMGGYVGGEIASKTAVEAIAYYFKNFTFAAPVQLEKAIQYANSCIISKTMIDPSLEGMGTTISLVTLAKQHAFWGHVGDSRIYLCRGGRLQQISVDHTIVQELLERHKITSEELQNHPQRHVLTRAVGVDKTLLVDSGAFAVERGDRILICSDGLTSFLDEQVLRDAVGDYSRSERDIINDLFAQVYDNGAKDNVTAILTTI; encoded by the coding sequence TTGGGCACATACGGCGAATCACGAATCGGTCTGGTGCGCAAGGTAAATGAAGATTCTTTTTATATAAGCCGCGAACGAAACGTCTTGGCCGTCGCCGACGGCATGGGCGGGTACGTCGGCGGCGAAATAGCCAGCAAGACGGCCGTAGAAGCCATCGCCTATTATTTTAAGAACTTTACCTTTGCCGCGCCGGTACAACTGGAAAAAGCCATTCAATACGCAAATTCCTGCATTATCAGCAAGACGATGATCGACCCGTCGCTGGAAGGCATGGGAACGACCATATCCCTCGTAACCCTGGCTAAGCAGCACGCCTTTTGGGGCCACGTCGGCGACAGCCGCATTTACTTGTGCCGCGGCGGCCGGCTGCAGCAAATCTCCGTAGATCATACGATCGTCCAGGAGCTGCTGGAACGTCATAAAATCACGTCAGAAGAGCTGCAGAACCATCCGCAGCGCCACGTCCTGACCCGCGCCGTCGGCGTCGATAAGACGCTGCTCGTAGACAGCGGGGCCTTCGCCGTAGAGAGGGGAGACCGGATACTCATTTGCTCTGACGGCCTGACGTCGTTTTTGGATGAGCAGGTCCTGCGCGACGCCGTCGGCGATTACAGCCGCAGTGAACGCGATATTATCAACGATCTTTTTGCCCAGGTATACGATAACGGCGCAAAAGACAATGTTACTGCAATTTTAACAACCATATAA
- a CDS encoding DUF116 domain-containing protein, producing MKAAYRQTILFLSGGGIAAAVFLAGFAAVCALVKPGLALYVPVAAAWWDWAVRLCLAAAAAAYGFTWVCVLAGTPSNKRLRQLLFVCLRVLFSLVRCIGKLLYAESAISRAYIQVLNHLVLRRPLCLPPRQVLLLAPHCLQWDQCPHKITRNVQNCRRCGRCPIGEMTALSERLGISFAVVPGGTLARQVVAACRPKAVVAVACERDLISGMQDVAPLPAVGLLNKRPNGPCFNTDVDIRALTEILSAMIGEDA from the coding sequence GTGAAGGCAGCGTACAGGCAGACGATTTTATTTTTAAGCGGCGGCGGTATCGCTGCCGCCGTCTTTTTAGCTGGATTTGCCGCCGTCTGCGCACTGGTCAAACCGGGATTGGCCCTGTATGTACCGGTTGCAGCGGCTTGGTGGGACTGGGCCGTCCGGCTGTGCTTGGCGGCGGCCGCTGCAGCTTATGGGTTTACGTGGGTCTGTGTACTGGCCGGAACGCCTTCAAACAAGCGGCTTCGCCAGTTGTTATTTGTCTGCCTTCGCGTCCTCTTTTCCCTCGTGCGCTGTATCGGCAAGCTGCTGTATGCGGAAAGCGCTATAAGCCGGGCCTATATCCAGGTCCTGAATCACTTGGTTTTGCGCCGTCCGCTCTGCCTGCCGCCGCGGCAAGTCCTGCTGCTGGCGCCGCACTGTCTGCAGTGGGACCAATGCCCGCATAAAATCACGCGGAACGTGCAGAACTGCCGGCGGTGCGGCCGCTGCCCTATTGGTGAGATGACGGCCCTGTCGGAACGCCTGGGCATTTCTTTCGCTGTCGTTCCCGGCGGAACGCTGGCCCGGCAAGTCGTCGCGGCCTGTCGTCCGAAGGCTGTAGTAGCCGTCGCCTGCGAGCGCGACTTAATCAGCGGCATGCAGGACGTAGCGCCTTTACCGGCTGTCGGCTTGCTGAACAAGCGGCCGAACGGCCCTTGCTTCAATACTGACGTCGATATACGAGCCTTAACAGAAATTTTATCTGCAATGATAGGAGAAGATGCATGA
- the rsgA gene encoding ribosome small subunit-dependent GTPase A, with translation MTTGRVIKNYNGYYYVDIGAGQLVECRRRGKVKAKILVGDELEITELGGGKGVVEKQLPRRNSLRRPAVANIDQMFVIMAAQSPDPNQFLVDKLLMTCEYGGVHPKLCFNKCDLDRETAEAYKAFYETCGYDVYLVSAVTGEGLDAIKALLPHKMTVFAGPSGVGKSSLLSQILGRDLSVGSVSEKIKRGRHTTRHSEIMQLEGDTYVIDTPGFSSLEFEHLDKGEVFALFPDMTPYGGHCRFSSCLHLSEPDCPVKDAVAEGKIQKERYETYCKIVNSILERNR, from the coding sequence ATGACTACAGGCCGCGTTATAAAAAATTACAACGGATATTACTACGTAGATATCGGCGCCGGACAGCTCGTCGAATGCCGTCGCCGGGGAAAGGTCAAGGCGAAAATACTCGTCGGAGATGAGCTGGAAATTACGGAATTAGGCGGCGGAAAGGGCGTTGTCGAAAAGCAGCTGCCGCGGCGGAACAGCCTCCGCCGCCCGGCCGTAGCCAACATCGATCAGATGTTTGTCATCATGGCGGCGCAATCGCCGGACCCCAATCAGTTTCTCGTCGACAAGCTGCTCATGACCTGCGAATACGGCGGCGTTCATCCGAAGCTGTGCTTTAACAAGTGCGATTTAGACCGTGAAACAGCGGAAGCTTATAAAGCCTTTTATGAAACCTGCGGCTATGATGTCTATCTTGTGTCTGCCGTTACCGGCGAAGGGCTGGACGCCATCAAGGCTTTGCTTCCTCATAAGATGACCGTATTTGCCGGGCCGTCCGGCGTCGGGAAGTCGAGCCTGCTGTCTCAGATTTTAGGGCGGGACCTGTCTGTCGGCTCGGTCAGCGAAAAAATCAAGCGGGGCCGCCATACGACGAGGCATTCGGAAATCATGCAGCTGGAAGGCGATACGTATGTCATCGATACGCCGGGATTCAGCTCGCTGGAATTCGAGCACCTCGACAAAGGGGAGGTCTTCGCCTTATTTCCCGACATGACGCCTTACGGCGGACACTGCCGCTTTTCGTCGTGCCTCCACTTGTCGGAGCCGGACTGCCCCGTAAAGGATGCCGTTGCCGAAGGCAAGATACAGAAAGAACGGTATGAAACGTACTGCAAAATCGTCAATTCTATTCTCGAAAGGAACCGATAG
- the rsmB gene encoding 16S rRNA (cytosine(967)-C(5))-methyltransferase RsmB, whose product MNVREIALRSLLAICKDEGYSNIVVSQAIQKYKMEDRDRRFYTELVYGTLRYINYLDWIVSKISTRKLNKLDPLCLAIVRLGLYQIFGMTKVPESAACNESVKLATRLGNKGMAGFVNAMLRSSLRRRQEFSIPTMEEDPLLHLTLTYHQQDWLVKAWIKEYGLAETEALCRYFDSIPVLCLRTNTARVSRDELIAQLAEEGIQAEKAAYAPEGVYLPEIPNIGSVKALKKGLAIIQDEPSQLVAHVLDPQPHELIFDVCAAPGGKTTHIAALGGPTCTVYGGDIYEHKLRLIESNAKHLGLANVRTILQNACTIGQSYAGRADRVLVDAPCSGLGVLRHKIDLRWRKKPSDLRTLPVLQKRILDSASQCVKPGGVLVYSTCTMHDEENIQIVRQFLQDHGDFHLENAADFCRLPNHDGPCIQLLPQRDHLDGFFIARMRRGE is encoded by the coding sequence ATGAACGTACGTGAAATAGCCCTGCGCAGCCTGCTGGCTATCTGCAAAGACGAAGGATACAGCAATATCGTTGTGTCGCAGGCTATCCAAAAATATAAAATGGAAGACCGGGACCGCCGGTTTTACACGGAATTAGTATACGGCACGCTGCGGTATATCAATTACTTAGACTGGATCGTATCAAAAATCAGCACGCGCAAGCTCAATAAGCTCGATCCCCTGTGTCTGGCCATCGTCCGCTTAGGCTTGTACCAGATATTCGGCATGACCAAGGTGCCCGAGTCGGCGGCATGCAACGAATCGGTCAAGCTGGCGACGCGCCTCGGCAATAAAGGCATGGCCGGTTTCGTCAATGCTATGCTGCGCAGCAGCCTTCGCCGCCGGCAAGAATTTTCTATTCCGACGATGGAAGAAGATCCGCTGCTGCATCTGACGCTGACGTATCATCAGCAGGATTGGCTGGTAAAAGCGTGGATTAAAGAGTACGGCCTGGCTGAAACAGAAGCGCTGTGCCGGTATTTCGACAGCATACCGGTCCTTTGCCTGCGGACAAATACGGCTCGCGTCAGCCGCGACGAGCTCATTGCCCAACTGGCGGAAGAGGGAATTCAGGCTGAAAAAGCAGCCTATGCGCCTGAAGGCGTATATTTGCCGGAAATCCCTAACATCGGCAGCGTCAAAGCCCTGAAAAAAGGGCTGGCTATCATTCAGGACGAGCCGTCTCAGCTCGTCGCCCATGTGCTGGATCCTCAGCCTCACGAGCTCATTTTCGACGTCTGCGCCGCGCCGGGAGGAAAGACGACGCACATCGCCGCCCTGGGCGGACCGACCTGTACGGTCTACGGCGGAGATATTTACGAGCATAAGCTGCGCCTCATCGAAAGCAACGCCAAGCATCTGGGCTTGGCCAACGTGCGCACGATTTTGCAGAACGCCTGCACTATCGGCCAGTCCTACGCCGGCCGTGCCGACCGGGTACTCGTCGATGCGCCGTGCTCCGGCCTGGGCGTGCTGCGCCATAAAATCGACTTGCGGTGGCGCAAGAAGCCCAGCGACTTACGGACTCTGCCGGTACTGCAGAAGCGCATCCTGGACAGCGCATCCCAATGCGTCAAGCCCGGCGGCGTCCTCGTGTACAGCACCTGCACGATGCACGATGAAGAAAATATCCAGATTGTACGGCAATTTTTGCAGGATCACGGCGACTTCCACCTGGAAAACGCTGCAGATTTCTGCCGCCTGCCGAATCACGACGGGCCGTGCATCCAGCTGCTGCCGCAGCGCGACCACCTGGACGGCTTTTTCATCGCCCGCATGAGAAGAGGAGAGTAA
- the fmt gene encoding methionyl-tRNA formyltransferase: MASLRIVFMGTPDFSVPSLQTLYDQGFDIAAVYSQPDKQRGRGKKVSFSPVKEKALELGIPVLQPDTLRDEQVVAELAAFQPDVIIVIAYGKILPKAVLDIPKYGCLNVHGSLLPKYRGAAPIQYAVKDGEAVSGVTIMLLDEGMDTGAILKKAEIKLDPKETTGSLFDKLSVLGAQTLTDVLAHIEEYERNACPQDESQATYTAKIDKETAQIDWTQDAIVIERLIRTLDPHPGAYTWLDGKRLKVWSADVVDGAGAEPGTIIAVTKKNFTVQTGSGALCVREVQPESRKRMQTAQFLQGISLQPGDVLTRE, from the coding sequence ATGGCATCGTTACGAATCGTATTTATGGGGACGCCCGATTTTTCCGTGCCGTCCCTGCAAACGCTGTACGATCAGGGCTTCGATATCGCTGCAGTGTACAGCCAGCCCGATAAGCAGCGGGGCCGAGGGAAAAAGGTGTCCTTTTCGCCCGTAAAGGAAAAGGCTCTGGAATTGGGGATTCCCGTGCTGCAGCCGGATACGCTGCGGGACGAACAGGTCGTAGCCGAATTGGCGGCATTTCAGCCCGACGTCATCATCGTCATTGCCTACGGCAAGATTTTGCCCAAGGCCGTACTGGATATTCCTAAGTACGGCTGCCTGAACGTGCATGGCTCGCTTCTTCCGAAGTATCGGGGAGCCGCGCCGATCCAGTATGCCGTCAAGGACGGCGAGGCCGTAAGCGGTGTGACGATCATGCTCCTCGACGAAGGCATGGATACGGGGGCCATCCTGAAGAAAGCGGAAATAAAGCTGGACCCGAAGGAAACGACGGGATCGCTTTTCGATAAATTGTCCGTATTGGGCGCACAGACGCTGACGGACGTATTGGCCCATATTGAAGAGTATGAACGAAATGCCTGCCCCCAAGACGAATCTCAGGCTACGTACACGGCAAAAATAGACAAGGAAACAGCGCAAATCGACTGGACGCAGGACGCTATTGTCATCGAGCGGCTTATCCGCACCCTCGATCCTCATCCCGGCGCTTATACATGGCTCGACGGCAAACGCCTCAAGGTGTGGAGCGCCGACGTCGTTGACGGAGCCGGCGCTGAACCGGGGACGATCATCGCTGTTACTAAGAAGAACTTTACGGTACAGACCGGCAGCGGCGCGCTGTGCGTGCGTGAAGTACAGCCGGAAAGCCGGAAGCGCATGCAGACGGCCCAGTTTCTCCAAGGCATTTCCTTGCAGCCTGGCGACGTTTTAACGAGGGAGTAA
- the rlmN gene encoding 23S rRNA (adenine(2503)-C(2))-methyltransferase RlmN — translation MADIFDMTKTELQEFLVTRGMKKFRADQIFHYIYKQHIFSWDDMVLLPKGDREKLKADLPICFPEILSKLESPDGQTVKLLLSLHDGNTVETVLMMHDYGNSICLSSQVGCAVNCAFCASAKNGFVRNLTAGEMVAQLMAFRKYVTPELHSIVIMGTGEPLLNYDNVVRFMKMIHEKDTLYLGYRNMALSTSGIVPRMYDLADEGIPITLAVSLHAPNDELRRRIMPITDTYPVADVLKAADHYFQKTGRKVTFEYILIQGVNCSTACARELAELFGGKNILINAIPINDNYDVGLYRPSAGEINSFIAYLQKRGINVTLRREMGSQIQAACGQLRIKRENI, via the coding sequence ATGGCCGATATATTCGATATGACCAAAACAGAGCTGCAGGAGTTCCTTGTAACCCGGGGCATGAAAAAATTCCGGGCAGACCAAATCTTCCATTACATCTATAAGCAGCATATTTTTTCCTGGGACGACATGGTCCTGCTGCCCAAGGGCGACAGGGAGAAGCTAAAGGCCGATCTGCCCATCTGTTTCCCCGAAATCCTGTCTAAGCTGGAGTCGCCGGACGGTCAGACGGTCAAGCTGCTTTTGAGCCTGCACGACGGCAACACCGTCGAAACAGTCCTCATGATGCACGACTACGGCAATTCTATCTGCTTGTCGTCGCAAGTGGGCTGCGCCGTAAACTGCGCCTTCTGCGCTTCGGCTAAAAACGGCTTCGTCCGCAATTTGACAGCCGGCGAAATGGTAGCTCAGCTCATGGCATTCCGCAAATACGTAACGCCGGAGCTTCACTCTATCGTCATCATGGGGACGGGCGAGCCCCTGCTGAACTATGACAACGTCGTCCGTTTTATGAAGATGATCCATGAAAAGGACACGCTGTATCTGGGATACCGCAACATGGCCCTGTCGACGTCGGGCATCGTGCCGCGCATGTACGACCTGGCCGACGAAGGCATCCCTATTACGCTGGCCGTGTCGCTCCACGCGCCGAACGACGAGCTGCGCCGCCGCATCATGCCGATTACGGACACCTATCCCGTCGCCGACGTGCTGAAGGCGGCAGACCATTATTTTCAGAAAACAGGCCGCAAGGTGACTTTTGAATACATCCTGATACAGGGCGTAAACTGCAGCACGGCCTGCGCCCGCGAGCTCGCAGAGCTGTTCGGCGGCAAAAATATCCTGATTAACGCCATTCCCATAAACGATAATTACGACGTCGGCCTGTATCGTCCGTCAGCAGGAGAAATCAATTCCTTTATTGCGTATTTGCAGAAACGCGGCATAAACGTCACGCTGCGCCGCGAAATGGGAAGCCAGATCCAGGCCGCCTGCGGGCAGCTGCGTATCAAGCGTGAAAACATTTGA